Genomic segment of uncultured Desulfobacter sp.:
TAATCTTAAACACAGGGAATAATACGTCATGGAAATCATCTGTTTGCTTGAAAACAACACCACGGACCCAAACCTTGCACCTGACCACGGTTTAAGTTTTTTTATCCGCACACGCAACCAATCCATTCTTTTTGATATGGGCCAGGACCGCAAATTTGCAGACAATGCCCGGCACCTGGGCGTGGATTTAACAAAAACGGATCTATCCGTACTTTCCCACGGCCACTATGACCACGGCGGCGGTCTGCCGCACTTTCAAACGCTCAATTCAACCGCCCAAACCATCATGACCCGCAAGGCCTTTGAAGGCAGATGTTATGCCCAGTATCTCGACTATGCACCCAAATACATCGGCCTTGATACCGATGCCATTGACCTAAGCCGTTGCCGGTTTATCGATTCGGACCTTACCTTGTCCAAGGATTTAACCATTATCACCGACTTTTCAAAAAAGGGGTTTATCCCAAAAAATAATGCAGGCCTTCTAAGAGAGAACAAAGACGGCACACTGATCGATGACGAATTTGTCCATGAACTGGCCTTGCTGATCGTAGAAGGCAACACCTCGGTTCTGTTCACCGGATGCGCCCACTCGGGTATGGGAAATATGATTGATACGGTTTTGTCCCGCACA
This window contains:
- a CDS encoding MBL fold metallo-hydrolase, yielding MEIICLLENNTTDPNLAPDHGLSFFIRTRNQSILFDMGQDRKFADNARHLGVDLTKTDLSVLSHGHYDHGGGLPHFQTLNSTAQTIMTRKAFEGRCYAQYLDYAPKYIGLDTDAIDLSRCRFIDSDLTLSKDLTIITDFSKKGFIPKNNAGLLRENKDGTLIDDEFVHELALLIVEGNTSVLFTGCAHSGMGNMIDTVLSRTGRDHIDHVIGGFHLYNRVTKTTEAGNRLDILVHELSSHAGTAYYTGHCTGPDAPTYMSAKMPRPINVFSTGTRLEF